From the genome of Effusibacillus pohliae DSM 22757:
TGGTGCGTTCATGGGTTCGCTCGTAGGGTTCCGCTTGGATCTGCTCCGATGCTTGCTTCTGTAAGAGTTGGTTCAAAAACGACTGCATGAGAGATGGAGCCAGTTTGCCATGTGTTGTAAGCAGTTGGTGTAATTCTTCTGCGGAAAGGGTAAGATGGAAGTGAGTCATTTCGATTCCTCCTTGGGATATTGTTGTAGACAAACTCCATGATTCCCAAAAAGAGGATTGAAATGACTCTTCCTATTTCAGATCCTTTTTACACATAATACCGGACACAACTGTACCGTCGGGGAACTGACAAAAAAATATGTTTTTCCTTATCAGGCGAATCAAATAACACATAGGTGTTCTTGCAGAATCAAGAATTATAGTAAATTTACAGGATGAAAATCGGATTCCATCACTCCTCCCCCAGGTGGATTGTCCGACGGTATGCTGACCAGCTCCTGCCGATTCGATCCATTCGAGAATTTTCCGTTTTTCTTGCGATTTGACAATCGTCTGCATGATCCCCATCCATTACTTCCACAAAAAGAGGAATTTCCTATTGCCTCCAATTGTTCCTCCATAAAAAAAGCCCGCCGCTAGGAACATTCGGGCGGGGAAATCCCCCTCTTCTGCTGCCCGCGAAGTTCCGTATACGACAGACTTTCTGCAACACACCCTAATCCCAATTCAACGCATCCTTCGCCGCGTCCTTGACTTTCTCAAAAAACGAGCGCTGCTGCTCATGCGGCCTGACACCCAGCTCCTCGCCCAGCTGGCGTAGCAGTTCGCGCTGCCTTTCCGTCAGGTTGGTGGGCGTCACGACGATGACGCGGACGTGCTGGTCGCCGCGGTAGGAGCTGTTGAGCCGCGGCATGCCTTTGCCACGCAGGCGGAACGAGGTTCCCGTTTGGGTGCCCTCCGGGATGCGCAGCTTGACTTTGCCGTCGAGCGTCTCGACCTCGATCTCGTCGCCCAATGCGGCTTGGACAAAGCTGATCGGTACGCGGCAGAAAATATCGTCTCCGTCCCGTTCGAAAAATTTGTGCTCGCGCACGTAGATCACGACGTACAAGTCGCCCGGAGGCGCCCCTTTGTCGCCCGGTTCGCCCGCCCCGCTGATGCGGATGCGGTTGCCGGTGTCCACACCGGCCGGAATTTTCACATTGATGCGCTTGCGTACCCGAATCGTGCCGGATCCGCGGCATTGCGTACAGGGATTTTTGATGATCTGGCCGTCGCCGCCGCACACCTGGCAGGTACGGCGGTTGACCATCCGGCCGAGCGGGGTGTTGATCACCTGTTCTTGCGTACCGGTCCCCCGGCAAACACTGCATGTCTCGGGATGCGTTCCCGGTTTCGCCCCCGATCCGTGACAGGTCGGGCATTCTTCCGTGCGCGGAATCTCGATTTCCTTCTCAACCCCTTTCGCGGCTTCTTCAAACTCGATCTGCAAATTGTATTGCAAATCAGCGCCTTTCCGCGGTCCACGCGGACGCCCGCCACCAAAGAACATATCGAAAATGTCGCCAAAACCGCCGAAACCGTCGAAATCACCCGCCCCACCGAAGCCAGTTCCGCCACCGCCAAACCCGGCCCCCGGATCCGCATGGCCGAACTGGTCGTAGCGGGCCCGTTTTTCCTTGTCGGACAGCACCTCGTACGCTTCGTTTATTTCCTTGAACTTGGCCTCCGCATCCGGCTCCTTGTTGATGTCCGGGTGGTATTTGCGAGCCAGCTTGCGGTAGGCCTTCTTGATTTCTTCTTCAGTCGCATTCTTGCTGACGCCAAGAACCTCATAATAATCTCGCTTGCTCAAGAATGCACCCTCCCTCATACAAAGAAAAGCCAAAGCCCGGAGTACACCCTGCGACTTTGACTTTTCGCCGCTTGAAAGGTTATTTCTTGTCGTCTTTTACCTCAGTATATTCCGCGTCGACCACGGTGTCATCCTTTTTGCCGGAACTTGCGTCCGCGCTCGTCTGCTGCGCTTGCGCCGCTTGCTGGTACAGTTTCACCGACAGCTGCTGAACGACTTGCGAGAGTTCTTCCGACGCTTTCTTGATCGCTTCGATGTCGGTTCCCTTCAGCGCTTCTTTCAGTTTTTCCTTCGCCTCGTTCGCCTTGTCGATGTCCGCCTTGTCGACTTTGCCTTCCACTTCTTTCAGCGTCTTTTCGGTCGTGTAGACAAGCGAGTCGGCGTTGTTGCGGATTTCCACCTCTTCCCGGCGCTTGCGGTCCGCTTCCGCGTTCATTTCCGCCTCTTTCACCATCCGCTCGATCTCTTCCTGACTGAGACCGGAAGACGAGGTGATTGTGATGTTCTGGCTCTTGCCGGTGCCGAGATCTTTCGCCGAAACGTGCACAATGCCGTTCGCGTCAATGTCAAATGTGACCTCAATTTGCGGAACTCCGCGCGGAGCCGGCGGGATGTCGGTCAGCGTAAACCGGCCAAGCGTTTTGTTGTCGCGCGCGAACTCACGTTCCCCTTGCAGCACGTGGATTTCCACGGACGTCTGGTTGTCCGCCGCCGTCGAGAAAATCTGGCTCTTCGACGTCGGAATCGTGGTATTCCGCGGGATCAGTTTCGTCATCACACCGCCCAGCGTCTCAATCCCGAGGGACAGCGGAGTAACGTCAAGCAGCAGAACGTCCTTCACTTCACCTGTGAGAACCCCCGCCTGGATGGCCGCACCGATCGCCACCACTTCGTCCGGGTTGACCCCTTTGATCGGTTCCTTGCCGATCAATTTTTTGACCGCTTCCTGCACCGCCGGGATCCGTGTCGAACCGCCGACCAGAATCACCTTGTCGATTTGGGCAGGAGTCAGACCCGCATCGCTCAACGCCTGACGGGTCGGTCCGAGTGTGGCCTCGACCAGATCGGCCGTCAGTTCTTCGAATTTTGCCCGGGTCAGGTTGACTTCCAGGTGTTTCGGACCGGTTGCGTCAGCCGAAATGAACGGCAACGAAATCGTCGTCGTCAAGACCGTGGACAGTTCTTTCTTCGCTTTTTCCGCCGCGTCTTTCAGCCGCTGCATCGCCATCCGGTCGTTCGACAGATCGATGCCGGTGTCGCGCTTGAACGTATCAATCAGATATTGAATGATCCGATCGTCAAAATCGTCCCCGCCCAGGCGGTTGTTCCCGCTGGTCGCTTTCACTTCGAACACGCCGTCGCCCAGTTCCAGGATCGACACGTCAAACGTACCGCCGCCCAGGTCGTACACGAGAATCGTGCCTTCCTCTTGCTTGTCAAGCCCGTAAGCGAGTGCTGCGGCAGTCGGTTCGTTGACGATGCGCAACACTTCGAGACCCGCGATTTTCCCGGCATCCTTCGTTGCCTGGCGCTGCGAGTCATTAAAATAAGCCGGTACCGTAATGACCGCTTTGGTGACCGGTTCGCCCAGGTAAGCTTCCGCGTCCGCTTTCAGTTTTTGCAGGATCATCGCAGAAATTTCCTGCGGCGTGTATTCCTTGCC
Proteins encoded in this window:
- the dnaJ gene encoding molecular chaperone DnaJ gives rise to the protein MSKRDYYEVLGVSKNATEEEIKKAYRKLARKYHPDINKEPDAEAKFKEINEAYEVLSDKEKRARYDQFGHADPGAGFGGGGTGFGGAGDFDGFGGFGDIFDMFFGGGRPRGPRKGADLQYNLQIEFEEAAKGVEKEIEIPRTEECPTCHGSGAKPGTHPETCSVCRGTGTQEQVINTPLGRMVNRRTCQVCGGDGQIIKNPCTQCRGSGTIRVRKRINVKIPAGVDTGNRIRISGAGEPGDKGAPPGDLYVVIYVREHKFFERDGDDIFCRVPISFVQAALGDEIEVETLDGKVKLRIPEGTQTGTSFRLRGKGMPRLNSSYRGDQHVRVIVVTPTNLTERQRELLRQLGEELGVRPHEQQRSFFEKVKDAAKDALNWD
- the dnaK gene encoding molecular chaperone DnaK, whose protein sequence is MSKVIGIDLGTTNSCVAVMEGGEPVVIPNAEGGRTTPSILAIKNGERLVGDVAKRQAITNPENTVISIKRHMGTNYKVKLEGKEYTPQEISAMILQKLKADAEAYLGEPVTKAVITVPAYFNDSQRQATKDAGKIAGLEVLRIVNEPTAAALAYGLDKQEEGTILVYDLGGGTFDVSILELGDGVFEVKATSGNNRLGGDDFDDRIIQYLIDTFKRDTGIDLSNDRMAMQRLKDAAEKAKKELSTVLTTTISLPFISADATGPKHLEVNLTRAKFEELTADLVEATLGPTRQALSDAGLTPAQIDKVILVGGSTRIPAVQEAVKKLIGKEPIKGVNPDEVVAIGAAIQAGVLTGEVKDVLLLDVTPLSLGIETLGGVMTKLIPRNTTIPTSKSQIFSTAADNQTSVEIHVLQGEREFARDNKTLGRFTLTDIPPAPRGVPQIEVTFDIDANGIVHVSAKDLGTGKSQNITITSSSGLSQEEIERMVKEAEMNAEADRKRREEVEIRNNADSLVYTTEKTLKEVEGKVDKADIDKANEAKEKLKEALKGTDIEAIKKASEELSQVVQQLSVKLYQQAAQAQQTSADASSGKKDDTVVDAEYTEVKDDKK